A stretch of the Microcoleus sp. FACHB-672 genome encodes the following:
- a CDS encoding EAL domain-containing response regulator, with protein sequence MSNMHNSNELTILIVDDNSINLKVLFSFLRESGFKVLVAKDGESALEKLKEVSPDIILLDVMMPGIDGFETCYRLKASPATKDIPVIFMTALTERVDKVKGLSMGAVDYITKPFQQEEVLARVQLHLRLRNLTKMLEDQNVLLKQEIEARKEAEAALQKLTTELEERVTSQTAELTQALHELQQTQTQLLQREQQLGHDAFHDALTKLPNRAWFMNRLQQAINKAHTHQNYLYAVLFIDLDRFKVVNDSLGHLVGDELLKSVAAQLQTSLRQKDAVARFGGDEFVILLEDIKDLEEAIKVAERIQKQLRLPFNLSNYEVFTEISIGIIQGTIGYDRPEDVLRDADLAMYYAKAQGRGRYEVFDPAMQTVAMARLQMENDLRRAIVLQEFCLDYQPIVALATGKLSGFEALVRWHHSSGVTYPPAEFIPVAEETGLINDLGWWVLQEACHQISLWQQQFPQIFPLTISVNLSAVQLKQPNLLSRIEEILQDTGIPRDSLKLEITESCILETLSWEERMLKQLKTLGVQLCIDDFGTGYSSLSRLHEFPIDTLKIDRSFVSRIGPDNSGVEIVQTIVTLARSRSMDIVAEGIETPAQLDKLRELGCELGQGYLFSKPVNTDKATELIGLMVGNQTPDSN encoded by the coding sequence ATGAGTAATATGCACAATTCCAACGAATTAACCATTTTGATTGTTGACGATAACTCTATTAACCTTAAAGTTCTGTTCAGCTTTTTAAGAGAGTCAGGATTCAAAGTTCTTGTGGCTAAAGATGGGGAAAGCGCTCTTGAGAAGCTAAAAGAAGTTTCGCCAGATATCATATTGTTGGATGTAATGATGCCGGGGATAGATGGTTTTGAAACCTGCTACCGCTTAAAAGCATCGCCGGCAACAAAAGATATCCCTGTAATTTTTATGACAGCGCTAACTGAGCGGGTGGATAAGGTTAAAGGACTCTCGATGGGAGCGGTGGATTATATTACCAAACCCTTTCAGCAAGAGGAAGTCCTTGCCCGTGTGCAACTACACCTGAGACTGCGAAATTTGACGAAGATGTTAGAAGACCAAAATGTGCTTCTCAAGCAGGAAATTGAAGCGCGAAAAGAGGCAGAAGCGGCGTTGCAGAAGCTTACGACTGAATTAGAAGAACGGGTAACTTCTCAAACGGCTGAACTCACACAAGCTTTGCATGAGCTTCAACAAACTCAAACTCAGTTATTGCAGAGAGAACAACAGCTAGGACATGATGCTTTTCATGACGCCCTAACCAAGTTGCCTAACCGAGCTTGGTTTATGAACCGGCTACAACAGGCGATCAATAAGGCGCATACACATCAAAATTACTTATATGCGGTGCTATTTATTGACTTGGATCGCTTCAAAGTGGTTAATGATAGCCTCGGACACTTGGTTGGCGATGAATTACTAAAAAGTGTTGCCGCCCAGCTACAAACTTCTTTACGCCAAAAAGATGCAGTTGCACGTTTTGGAGGAGATGAATTTGTTATTTTGCTGGAAGACATTAAAGATTTAGAAGAGGCTATTAAGGTTGCTGAACGCATTCAAAAGCAATTAAGATTGCCCTTCAATTTGAGCAATTATGAAGTGTTTACTGAGATCAGCATTGGCATTATCCAGGGCACAATCGGTTATGATCGCCCAGAAGATGTCCTCAGGGATGCGGATCTGGCAATGTATTATGCTAAAGCTCAAGGCAGAGGGCGTTACGAAGTTTTTGATCCAGCCATGCAAACGGTGGCGATGGCACGATTGCAGATGGAAAATGACTTGAGAAGGGCAATTGTCCTGCAAGAATTTTGCCTTGATTACCAGCCAATTGTTGCCCTTGCTACGGGGAAATTGAGCGGCTTTGAAGCTTTGGTGCGCTGGCATCACTCTTCCGGTGTTACCTACCCGCCTGCTGAGTTTATTCCTGTGGCTGAAGAAACTGGATTAATCAACGATCTGGGGTGGTGGGTTTTGCAGGAAGCTTGTCACCAAATAAGTCTGTGGCAGCAACAGTTTCCCCAAATTTTTCCCTTAACAATTAGTGTCAATCTTTCAGCCGTGCAGCTCAAACAACCAAACTTGCTCAGTCGAATCGAGGAAATCTTGCAGGACACTGGTATTCCCAGAGATTCACTCAAGCTAGAGATTACTGAAAGTTGCATTTTAGAAACACTATCTTGGGAAGAAAGGATGTTAAAGCAGCTAAAAACCCTAGGCGTTCAGTTGTGTATTGATGACTTTGGCACCGGCTACTCTTCTTTAAGCCGCTTACACGAGTTTCCAATTGATACCTTAAAGATTGATCGCTCTTTTGTCAGCCGTATCGGGCCTGATAATAGCGGCGTAGAAATTGTTCAGACGATTGTAACGCTAGCTCGTAGCCGAAGCATGGATATTGTTGCAGAAGGCATCGAAACACCGGCACAGCTAGATAAACTCCGAGAATTGGGGTGCGAGTTGGGGCAAGGGTATTTATTTTCTAAGCCGGTAAATACCGATAAGGCAACCGAACTTATTGGGTTAATGGTTGGGAATCAGACTCCAGATTCCAACTAA
- the ylqF gene encoding ribosome biogenesis GTPase YlqF: MSSSIQWYPGHIAKAERALKEQLKRVDVVLEVRDARIPLATHHPQTAQWVGAKGRVLVINRLDMITPAARQRWEEWFRMQGEKPYYTDAQHGKGVKAISQAAQDAGAQMNARRRERGMLPRPVRAVVIGFPNVGKSALINRLLNRRVVESAARAGVTRQLRWVRISEEIELLDAPGVIPARIEDDENAFKLAICDDIGEASYDNYLVAAKLVDLLTYLEATSEGIVSLNLLQSRYELNPISTEGDEYLQALAKLRYKGDVERTARQLLTDFRKGLLGQIPLELPPQV; the protein is encoded by the coding sequence ATGAGCAGCAGCATTCAGTGGTATCCCGGTCACATTGCCAAAGCCGAACGGGCACTCAAGGAACAGCTAAAGCGTGTGGATGTGGTACTAGAGGTGCGCGATGCCCGCATCCCTCTGGCAACGCATCATCCCCAGACGGCGCAATGGGTGGGCGCGAAGGGGAGGGTTTTGGTAATCAATCGCCTGGATATGATTACACCGGCAGCGCGGCAACGGTGGGAAGAATGGTTCCGGATGCAGGGTGAGAAGCCTTATTACACGGATGCACAACATGGCAAAGGTGTCAAGGCAATCTCTCAAGCAGCGCAGGATGCCGGTGCACAGATGAATGCAAGAAGACGCGAACGCGGGATGTTACCGCGTCCTGTCCGTGCAGTCGTGATTGGGTTTCCCAATGTGGGTAAATCAGCGCTGATTAACCGGCTGCTAAACCGGCGCGTGGTGGAAAGTGCGGCACGTGCCGGAGTCACACGCCAGCTACGTTGGGTGCGGATTTCTGAGGAAATTGAGTTGCTAGATGCGCCTGGGGTGATCCCCGCCAGAATTGAGGATGACGAAAATGCCTTCAAGTTGGCGATTTGTGACGATATTGGTGAAGCATCTTACGACAATTATTTAGTGGCAGCGAAGCTTGTAGATTTACTCACTTATCTGGAAGCAACGAGTGAGGGGATTGTCTCGTTAAATTTATTGCAGTCGCGTTATGAATTAAACCCGATTTCGACAGAGGGGGACGAGTATCTACAAGCGCTGGCAAAGTTGCGATATAAAGGCGATGTAGAGCGAACGGCGCGTCAGTTACTGACGGATTTTCGCAAAGGGTTGTTAGGACAGATTCCGTTGGAGTTGCCGCCGCAGGTGTAA
- a CDS encoding hybrid sensor histidine kinase/response regulator: MTRITTEPQIAAKSPRKIPLRLVLVVPFVLQIFAAVGLTGWFSLRNGTTAVNNVTSQLRMEVLGRIKQQLHTYLETPHLVNAISVDAIRRFDLWNPNNMIPMRSYFFWQLQQFSTVNYISFGGERKEYAGAGYKDDGTVVIEITDKSTNFINTIIKADKKGNPTQFKEIHPAYDPRIRPWYKAAKVAGQSQWNKIYQYYIQPSLGISASQPFYDKNGTFRGVVSTDLFLSEIGDFLQSLKIGKSGKTFIIERSGLLVASSTSEIPFIKSEDGKETLRLKAIESSVPLIKGTAKHLIERFGDFNKIDSNQQLDFMLNNQREFVQVSPFQDGRGLDWLIVVVVPEADFMEQINAGTRSTILLCLLALVLATLLGILASHWITHPIFRLSQASRAIASGQLDQKVEVNSIDELESLAESFNQMAQQLRESFAALEKTNSELEIRVEERTSELKEAKVAADSANQAKSEFLANMSHELRTPLNGILGYAQIMERDKSATSKQKDAVQIIYQCGTHLLTLINDILDLSKIEARKMEILNSNFHLNSFLNGVVEICRNRAEEKKITFNYQALNQLPLAVYADEKRLRQVLINLLGNAIKFTEKGGVTFKVAVISQREDSGKSTIAKIRFQIEDTGVGMAPEELGKIFLPFEQVGDRKQKAEGTGLGLAISYKIVQMMGGELRVESVSGEGSIFNFDLDLPVVSQDIDSDLMNLSKNITGFREKSYKILIVDDRRENRNVLRNMLEPLGFKIMEACNGQEGLDQAADFKPDLIITDLVMPVMDGLELSRRLRQLPEFKDVTLIASSASVFNFDRQNSQAAGCNDFLPKPIQIDELLELLKIYLQIEWIYEQPDEVFKEQQEEFSNISNVGSDELTIPPYTELVALFHAARIGDIEGVEREANRLKKIDSRYLPFANKLLKLAEDFAEKEIIKLLKTYSVDE; the protein is encoded by the coding sequence ATGACGCGAATTACAACCGAGCCTCAAATTGCAGCAAAAAGCCCCCGAAAAATCCCCCTCCGCCTCGTTTTAGTCGTTCCCTTCGTCTTGCAAATTTTTGCTGCTGTGGGCCTGACTGGATGGTTTTCACTACGAAACGGAACAACTGCTGTCAACAATGTCACCAGCCAGTTACGAATGGAGGTACTTGGCCGCATCAAGCAGCAACTTCACACTTATTTAGAAACGCCTCATTTGGTTAATGCCATCAGTGTTGATGCCATTCGTCGCTTCGATCTATGGAATCCAAATAACATGATTCCGATGAGAAGTTACTTTTTCTGGCAACTACAGCAATTTTCCACCGTGAACTACATTAGTTTCGGAGGAGAACGTAAAGAATATGCGGGTGCCGGTTATAAGGATGATGGCACAGTTGTTATTGAAATAACAGATAAATCTACGAATTTTATTAATACAATAATCAAGGCAGATAAGAAGGGCAATCCGACTCAGTTTAAAGAAATACACCCAGCCTACGATCCCCGTATTCGACCTTGGTATAAGGCCGCAAAAGTTGCCGGCCAATCTCAATGGAATAAAATTTATCAATATTATATACAACCCAGTCTGGGAATCTCCGCTAGCCAGCCATTTTACGACAAGAATGGCACGTTCCGGGGAGTCGTCAGCACTGATTTATTTTTGTCAGAAATTGGTGACTTCCTACAAAGTTTAAAAATAGGAAAATCGGGAAAAACCTTTATTATAGAAAGGTCGGGGCTGCTAGTGGCTTCTTCCACTTCCGAGATCCCATTTATCAAAAGTGAGGATGGCAAGGAAACACTGAGATTAAAAGCGATTGAAAGCAGTGTCCCCTTGATAAAAGGAACAGCGAAGCATTTAATAGAACGCTTTGGAGATTTCAACAAAATTGACAGCAACCAGCAATTAGACTTCATGCTGAATAATCAGCGCGAATTCGTGCAAGTCTCCCCATTTCAAGATGGTCGAGGTCTTGATTGGCTGATTGTCGTCGTCGTTCCCGAAGCCGACTTCATGGAGCAAATCAATGCCGGCACTCGTAGCACTATCTTATTGTGTCTTTTGGCCTTAGTGCTAGCGACCTTATTAGGAATCCTCGCTTCCCACTGGATTACCCATCCTATTTTCCGTTTGAGTCAGGCAAGTCGAGCAATTGCCAGTGGTCAACTAGACCAAAAAGTAGAGGTGAATAGCATAGATGAACTAGAATCTTTAGCCGAATCTTTTAACCAAATGGCGCAGCAGTTGCGTGAATCCTTTGCCGCACTCGAAAAGACTAACTCAGAATTAGAAATTCGAGTAGAAGAACGGACAAGCGAGCTAAAGGAAGCAAAAGTTGCCGCTGATAGTGCCAACCAAGCTAAAAGCGAATTCTTAGCCAATATGAGCCACGAACTTCGCACCCCCCTTAACGGGATTTTGGGATATGCTCAAATCATGGAACGCGATAAAAGCGCCACTTCAAAACAAAAAGATGCCGTTCAAATTATTTATCAATGTGGAACACATTTACTGACTTTAATTAATGATATTTTAGATTTGTCTAAAATAGAAGCGCGAAAAATGGAAATTTTAAATTCAAATTTTCATTTGAATTCCTTTTTAAATGGGGTTGTGGAAATCTGCCGCAACCGAGCAGAAGAGAAGAAAATTACGTTTAATTATCAAGCATTAAATCAACTTCCTCTGGCTGTCTATGCTGATGAAAAAAGGCTGCGGCAAGTTTTGATTAATCTTTTGGGCAATGCTATAAAATTTACCGAAAAAGGAGGGGTTACTTTTAAGGTAGCGGTAATCAGTCAGAGAGAAGACTCTGGTAAATCAACAATTGCAAAAATTCGTTTTCAAATTGAAGATACTGGCGTTGGCATGGCACCAGAGGAGTTAGGAAAAATATTTTTACCCTTTGAGCAAGTCGGAGATAGAAAGCAAAAGGCAGAAGGCACCGGCTTAGGATTAGCCATTTCATATAAAATTGTTCAGATGATGGGAGGTGAATTAAGAGTTGAGAGTGTTTCTGGTGAAGGCAGCATTTTTAATTTCGACTTGGATTTGCCTGTAGTATCTCAAGATATTGATTCAGATTTAATGAATCTTTCAAAGAATATAACTGGCTTTAGAGAAAAATCTTATAAAATCTTGATCGTAGATGATCGGCGTGAAAATCGAAATGTTCTTAGAAATATGCTAGAGCCACTCGGTTTTAAAATTATGGAAGCGTGTAATGGGCAAGAGGGGTTGGATCAAGCTGCTGATTTTAAACCAGATTTAATTATTACAGACTTAGTGATGCCAGTAATGGATGGATTGGAATTGTCGCGACGCTTGCGACAGTTACCAGAGTTTAAAGATGTCACATTAATCGCATCGAGTGCCAGCGTGTTTAACTTTGACCGGCAAAATAGTCAAGCAGCCGGTTGTAACGACTTTTTGCCAAAACCTATCCAAATTGATGAGTTGCTAGAACTCTTAAAAATTTACTTGCAAATAGAATGGATTTACGAGCAGCCTGATGAAGTTTTTAAGGAACAGCAGGAAGAGTTCAGTAATATATCAAATGTCGGAAGTGATGAGCTAACGATCCCGCCATATACAGAACTTGTAGCGCTATTTCATGCCGCTCGTATCGGTGACATTGAAGGTGTTGAACGGGAAGCCAATCGACTCAAAAAAATAGACAGTCGCTATCTTCCATTTGCAAATAAGTTGTTAAAGTTAGCTGAAGATTTTGCAGAAAAAGAAATAATCAAGCTATTAAAAACCTATTCTGTGGATGAGTAA
- a CDS encoding phosphoglycerate kinase — translation MPKKTVANLSESDLAGKRVLVRADFNVPLDDAGNITDDTRIRAALPTIQYLAGNGAKVILCSHFGRPKGVDDKLRLTPVANRLSELLGKSVVKCNDCIGDEVTQAISQMQNGDVALLENVRFYPEEEKNDPEFAKKLASNADLYVNDAFGTAHRAHASTEGVTHYLSPSVAGYLIEKELQYLQATIENPQRPLAAIIGGSKVSSKIGVIETLLEKCDKLLIGGGMVFTFYKARGLSVGKSLVEEDKLELAKSLEAKAKERGVEFLLPTDVVVADKFDKDANAQTVSVESIPDGWMGLDIGPDSVKVFQDALADCKAVIWNGPMGVFEFDKFAVGTEAIAQTLAGLTPKGTSTIIGGGDSVAAVEKAGLADQMSHISTGGGASLELLEGKELPGIAALDEA, via the coding sequence GTGCCCAAGAAAACTGTAGCAAATTTATCGGAGTCAGACTTAGCGGGTAAGCGTGTATTAGTGCGGGCCGATTTTAACGTCCCCCTGGATGACGCCGGCAACATCACAGATGATACCCGTATCCGCGCCGCCTTACCGACCATCCAATACTTAGCCGGCAACGGTGCTAAGGTGATCCTCTGTTCCCACTTTGGTCGTCCCAAGGGCGTTGATGACAAGCTGCGCCTAACGCCGGTGGCCAATCGCCTCTCTGAATTGCTGGGCAAATCTGTTGTCAAATGCAATGACTGCATTGGTGACGAAGTCACTCAGGCAATTTCTCAAATGCAAAACGGGGATGTGGCGCTGCTGGAAAACGTCCGCTTCTACCCAGAAGAAGAAAAAAACGACCCTGAATTTGCCAAAAAGCTGGCCTCAAATGCCGATTTGTACGTCAATGATGCGTTTGGCACAGCCCACCGCGCCCACGCTTCCACAGAGGGGGTGACTCACTACCTGAGTCCTTCTGTTGCCGGCTATCTGATTGAAAAAGAGCTGCAATACCTGCAAGCGACCATTGAAAATCCCCAGCGTCCCTTAGCTGCGATCATCGGCGGTTCCAAGGTTTCCAGCAAAATCGGCGTCATTGAAACTTTGCTGGAAAAGTGCGACAAGCTGCTGATTGGCGGCGGCATGGTTTTCACCTTCTACAAAGCGCGTGGCTTGAGTGTTGGCAAATCTCTCGTTGAAGAAGACAAGCTAGAACTGGCTAAGTCTTTGGAAGCGAAAGCCAAAGAAAGAGGCGTTGAGTTTCTCTTGCCTACTGATGTCGTGGTGGCAGATAAATTCGATAAGGATGCAAATGCTCAAACCGTCAGCGTTGAAAGCATCCCCGATGGCTGGATGGGTTTGGATATTGGCCCGGATTCCGTCAAAGTGTTCCAAGATGCGCTTGCAGATTGCAAAGCGGTGATTTGGAATGGCCCAATGGGTGTGTTTGAGTTCGACAAATTTGCGGTTGGTACTGAAGCGATCGCCCAGACTTTGGCGGGACTCACCCCGAAAGGCACGAGCACCATTATCGGTGGCGGCGACTCTGTGGCGGCTGTAGAAAAAGCCGGTTTGGCTGATCAAATGAGCCATATCTCCACCGGCGGCGGCGCTAGCTTAGAGCTTCTCGAAGGCAAGGAATTGCCCGGAATCGCAGCGCTAGACGAAGCCTAG
- a CDS encoding universal stress protein produces MFKTVLFPIDQTRESREAADTVVNIVKTYGSRLVIVSVLEVPAEGEESPPAPADRMTSPETIAELLKTAQAMFSQQGIEAQTVEREGRPAFMICDVADEIGADLIIMGCRGIGLTEEGAADSVSNRVINLSPCPVLIVP; encoded by the coding sequence ATGTTTAAGACTGTTTTATTTCCCATTGATCAAACCAGAGAGTCCCGCGAAGCGGCTGATACGGTTGTTAATATTGTGAAAACCTACGGCAGTCGCTTGGTGATCGTGTCGGTGCTTGAAGTGCCGGCAGAAGGGGAGGAATCGCCCCCTGCACCGGCAGATCGGATGACATCGCCAGAGACGATTGCGGAACTGCTCAAGACTGCCCAAGCAATGTTTTCTCAGCAAGGCATCGAAGCTCAAACCGTTGAGCGCGAAGGCCGGCCTGCTTTTATGATCTGTGATGTCGCTGATGAAATTGGCGCTGATCTGATTATTATGGGCTGCCGTGGTATTGGTCTGACTGAGGAAGGGGCTGCTGACAGTGTTAGTAACCGAGTGATCAATTTATCTCCCTGCCCGGTGCTGATTGTTCCCTAG
- a CDS encoding sensor histidine kinase — translation MSNQASDRLKQNAEKIMRMWEKRARDEVSASTHQNSLVLQNSLPLYLNQLVDELSNRIVRTPARITADELESTRIGKLHGRERAGYADYSMSELIFEYQLLRQVIFQVLEEEAPLEVQDRDIIIGSIEQAVNDAATQFSETLRDIQELFMVTLTHDLRGPLNVVKMGTQLTLRRLERGDSHVDVATKMISAVNRLDSMIQNLLDASRLRAGQSLKMEFEECDFEGLVQDVVEDLSFAYGERFVIVCDAKIRTYCSRKELRRVIENLAINAVKYGSANTPITLTLQQTETQISLTIHNEGNPIALDAQSILFQQFRRTTSAEEQTGWGLGLFLAKSITEAHQGTLEVESGEGKGTSFIIKLPKVLP, via the coding sequence ATGTCTAACCAAGCGTCTGACCGTCTTAAACAAAATGCTGAAAAAATTATGCGGATGTGGGAGAAGCGGGCGCGTGATGAAGTGAGCGCATCAACGCATCAAAATTCTCTTGTCTTGCAAAATTCCCTACCTCTGTACTTAAACCAACTGGTAGATGAACTCTCAAACAGAATTGTCAGGACACCTGCCCGAATCACAGCCGATGAGCTAGAAAGTACGCGGATTGGCAAGCTGCATGGGCGTGAACGGGCGGGATATGCTGACTACTCTATGAGTGAACTCATTTTCGAGTATCAGCTCCTCCGTCAAGTAATCTTTCAAGTTTTAGAAGAAGAAGCACCTTTAGAAGTGCAGGATAGAGACATTATTATCGGCTCTATTGAGCAAGCCGTTAATGACGCTGCCACTCAATTCTCCGAAACGCTGCGAGATATTCAAGAACTATTTATGGTGACGCTAACTCACGATCTCAGAGGGCCTCTTAATGTTGTAAAAATGGGAACTCAACTAACTCTGCGGCGGCTTGAACGAGGAGACAGCCATGTGGATGTCGCCACGAAGATGATCAGTGCGGTCAATCGACTAGATTCGATGATTCAAAATCTGCTGGATGCGAGTCGGTTGCGGGCAGGACAGAGCTTAAAGATGGAATTTGAAGAATGCGATTTTGAAGGGCTTGTTCAGGATGTAGTGGAGGATTTGAGCTTCGCTTATGGAGAGCGGTTCGTTATCGTCTGTGATGCTAAGATCAGGACTTATTGCAGCCGTAAAGAACTACGGCGGGTGATTGAAAATTTAGCAATTAACGCAGTGAAATATGGTAGTGCTAATACGCCAATTACACTTACGCTTCAGCAAACTGAAACGCAGATCAGCCTCACTATCCATAATGAAGGCAATCCGATCGCCCTAGACGCTCAATCCATCCTATTTCAACAATTTCGTCGAACCACCTCTGCTGAAGAGCAAACCGGCTGGGGATTAGGATTATTTTTAGCAAAGAGTATTACTGAAGCACATCAAGGGACACTGGAAGTTGAAAGTGGAGAGGGCAAGGGGACAAGCTTTATTATCAAGTTACCAAAAGTTCTTCCTTAG
- a CDS encoding adenylate/guanylate cyclase domain-containing protein, whose product MAEFKLRVQIEGNLEQTITVNQDEFTMGRAPECNLHLPSSAISRCHARFIKAGEGVWKIEDLGSKNGTRLNDNLVIAPVKVKHGDTVQIGHVCLTLLFNEPVLSQPAVTASVPPKVSVPKNPITQGMTILRNVTELQQQWIQVDNQGDDNTNKEKAIARLKDLVDIAKCLNYAESIEAIFSQVQRVVFRELSSIDRLALLIDVSGLGKLELLNAATRNVSQQQNLASDGSWISRSICQRVFADKVAIQTADAQMDERFEDEFSIIANDIRSAMAVPLWDENKVVGVLYADANLSFSHWTKGGEEDLSFFSTLANLVASSVQRWLLARKLRSEEKIRHRLERYHSPAVVQQMMVEGALEVGRLMPKEDDISILFADIVGFTALSERLSPAQIAELLNAFFEEMLQEVFAVGGTLDKFIGDCIMAFFGAPEVQPDHAERAVTAAQGMLARLERLNANQALREPLQLRIAINSGKAVVGDVGSSQRVDYTVLGATINLASRMEGICPPGECVISEATYQLLKDPQGFKVMEEFRFKGIDRPVQVYQTKRH is encoded by the coding sequence ATGGCTGAGTTTAAGCTGCGCGTACAAATTGAGGGAAATCTTGAACAAACCATTACGGTGAATCAAGATGAATTTACAATGGGCCGCGCTCCAGAATGCAATTTACATTTACCTTCTAGCGCTATTTCTAGGTGCCACGCTCGCTTTATAAAAGCAGGTGAAGGTGTGTGGAAAATTGAAGATTTAGGGAGCAAAAACGGAACGCGCTTAAACGACAATTTGGTGATAGCTCCCGTCAAGGTTAAACACGGTGATACTGTACAGATCGGCCATGTTTGTCTGACACTACTTTTTAATGAGCCGGTTTTATCTCAACCGGCTGTGACCGCAAGCGTTCCCCCCAAAGTAAGCGTACCAAAAAATCCCATAACACAGGGGATGACTATTTTGCGTAACGTCACAGAGCTGCAACAACAATGGATACAAGTTGATAACCAAGGAGACGACAATACTAACAAAGAAAAAGCAATTGCTCGTTTAAAAGATTTAGTGGATATCGCTAAATGTCTGAATTATGCTGAATCTATAGAAGCAATTTTTTCACAGGTGCAGCGTGTTGTTTTTCGCGAACTTAGCAGTATTGACCGCTTAGCTTTATTGATAGATGTTAGTGGATTGGGAAAACTTGAATTATTAAATGCTGCCACTAGAAATGTTTCTCAACAGCAAAATCTAGCCTCAGATGGAAGTTGGATTAGCCGCAGTATTTGTCAAAGGGTGTTTGCTGATAAAGTTGCCATTCAAACGGCAGACGCCCAGATGGATGAACGGTTTGAGGATGAGTTCAGTATTATTGCTAACGATATTCGTAGCGCAATGGCTGTGCCTTTATGGGATGAAAATAAAGTGGTTGGGGTTCTTTATGCCGACGCTAATCTTTCCTTCAGTCATTGGACGAAGGGAGGAGAAGAAGACCTCAGCTTTTTTTCCACATTAGCCAATCTTGTTGCTTCCAGTGTGCAACGCTGGCTGCTGGCACGCAAATTGCGAAGTGAAGAAAAAATTCGGCACAGATTAGAACGCTATCATTCGCCGGCAGTGGTGCAACAAATGATGGTTGAAGGAGCATTAGAGGTTGGTCGTCTGATGCCGAAAGAGGACGATATTAGCATTCTTTTTGCCGATATTGTTGGCTTTACTGCACTTTCAGAACGGTTAAGTCCTGCACAAATTGCAGAATTGCTCAATGCATTTTTTGAGGAAATGTTGCAAGAAGTTTTTGCCGTTGGTGGAACTCTCGATAAATTTATCGGAGATTGCATTATGGCATTTTTTGGCGCTCCAGAAGTTCAGCCAGATCATGCCGAAAGAGCAGTAACGGCAGCGCAGGGGATGCTGGCTCGGCTGGAACGTTTGAATGCTAATCAAGCATTACGCGAACCTCTACAATTACGAATTGCGATTAACAGTGGCAAAGCGGTTGTTGGAGATGTGGGCAGTTCTCAAAGAGTGGATTATACAGTATTAGGCGCAACGATTAATTTAGCGTCTCGGATGGAAGGCATTTGTCCCCCTGGTGAATGCGTGATCAGTGAAGCAACCTATCAGTTACTGAAAGACCCGCAAGGTTTTAAGGTGATGGAAGAATTTCGGTTTAAGGGAATTGACCGGCCTGTGCAAGTTTACCAAACAAAACGGCATTAA